In Paenibacillus stellifer, the DNA window GGCGGCGGGTCACAGCAAGGGACATATTTATTATCACTTCAAGAGCAAGGAGGAGCTGTTCGTCGCGCTCGCGCAGCAGACGATACGAAGCTGGGGAGAACGCTGGGCGGAACGGGCCGGGGCGTGCAGAACGGCGGTCGACAAGGTGTACGCCATTGCCGACTTTGTCATGGACAACTACCAGCAGGATCTGCTGAAGGCGGGGCAGGAGCTTGCCGCGCATCCAGATGTCCAGCCCTTAACGTTACAGGCGCTGTACGGACTTGCGGCCACGCCGGTCGCAGCGTATCGGAGTATTATCGCGGAGGGAATGGACGCGGGCCTGTTCAGCAAGGACGATCCGGATCGTCTGAGCATGCTGCTCGGCGCCTGGCTTGGCGGTCTTAATGTATTCGTGAATACACTGGACCATAAGTTGCTGCGGAGCTTGTACAGGGAGACAGCGAAAATGTTCATCCAGGCGGTGGCCGCACCGGGGCATGATGACGATCGTGCGCCGGAAGCGGGACCCCAAGTTTAACAGGAGAAATCGGCTGTTTGATAGCCGTTTTCTTTTTGCCAAGATTAGAACGATCGTACAAATTATTCGGGAGATGTTGACAAATGAATGTGCTGTATTGGATTCTCGGCGGGATCAACTTGCTGATGTGGGGCTGGGCTGCAGCGATTTACGGCTTAAAAGGCAGTAAAATCGGCCGTTTGGCCGAAACGAAGCCGGAACCGGAGCCGAAAGATATCCGGCCCTTGATCTCGGTTGTAATCGCGGCCCGGAATGAGCAAAAAGCACTGGAACGCTGCATCCGTTCTCTGGCGGCCCAGAGCTATGAACGGTTTGAGATTATCGTCGTCGATGACCGATCCTCCGATGGGACGGGCGAAATTATAAAGCGGATGGAGGCAGAATTTCCGCAGGTGACGGGCTTCCAGATCACGGAACTGCCGG includes these proteins:
- a CDS encoding TetR/AcrR family transcriptional regulator → MNKRSYDSEQVRRDVLREAEALFSRKGYNATSISDISKAAGHSKGHIYYHFKSKEELFVALAQQTIRSWGERWAERAGACRTAVDKVYAIADFVMDNYQQDLLKAGQELAAHPDVQPLTLQALYGLAATPVAAYRSIIAEGMDAGLFSKDDPDRLSMLLGAWLGGLNVFVNTLDHKLLRSLYRETAKMFIQAVAAPGHDDDRAPEAGPQV